In a single window of the Pseudomonas oryzihabitans genome:
- the mlaE gene encoding lipid asymmetry maintenance ABC transporter permease subunit MlaE encodes MRKVSAVERIRRLGKAGLDVVAAIGRSVIVLLLAVFGRGGVGSGLQLLGKQLYSVGVMSLPIIVVSGFFIGMVIALQGYNILVKYGSEQAVGQMVALTLLRELGPVVTALLFAGRAGSALTAEIGNMKSTEQLSSLEMIGVDPLKYIVAPRFWAGFISMPLLAAMFNVVGIWGAAMVAIDWLGVYDGSFWATMQNSVMLSDVLNGVIKSLVFAFVVTWVAVFQGYDCEPTSEGIGRATTRTVVYASLAVLGLDFILTALMFGDL; translated from the coding sequence ATGCGTAAGGTCTCCGCCGTGGAGCGGATTCGTCGGCTGGGCAAGGCCGGGCTGGACGTCGTGGCGGCCATTGGCCGCTCCGTCATCGTCCTGCTGCTGGCGGTGTTCGGTCGTGGTGGCGTGGGCAGCGGCCTACAGCTGCTGGGCAAGCAACTCTATTCGGTGGGCGTGATGTCACTGCCCATCATCGTGGTCTCGGGTTTCTTCATCGGCATGGTGATTGCCCTGCAGGGCTACAACATCCTGGTCAAGTACGGCTCCGAGCAGGCCGTGGGGCAGATGGTGGCCCTGACTCTGCTGCGCGAGCTGGGGCCAGTGGTGACCGCCCTGCTGTTCGCCGGTCGGGCCGGCTCCGCGCTGACCGCCGAGATCGGCAACATGAAATCTACCGAGCAGTTGTCCAGCCTGGAAATGATCGGCGTGGACCCGCTCAAGTACATCGTCGCGCCGCGCTTCTGGGCCGGCTTCATTTCCATGCCCCTGCTGGCCGCCATGTTCAACGTGGTGGGTATCTGGGGCGCGGCCATGGTCGCCATCGATTGGCTCGGCGTCTACGACGGCTCCTTCTGGGCCACCATGCAGAACAGCGTGATGCTCAGCGACGTGCTCAATGGCGTGATCAAGAGCCTGGTGTTCGCCTTCGTGGTGACCTGGGTCGCCGTTTTCCAGGGGTATGACTGCGAGCCGACCTCCGAAGGCATCGGTCGCGCCACTACCCGTACCGTCGTCTATGCGTCGCTTGCCGTGCTCGGCCTCGACTTCATTCTTACCGCCCTGATGTTTGGAGATCTCTGA
- the mlaD gene encoding outer membrane lipid asymmetry maintenance protein MlaD, which translates to MQTRTQEIGVGLFLLAGVLALLLLALRVSGLTMSDHHDTYKVYAYFDNIAGLTVRSRVTMSGVTIGKVTAIDLDRNSYRGRVTMQIDKQVDNLPTDSIASILTAGLLGEKYIGISVGGDEQVLKEGSTIRDTQSSLVLEDLIGKFLLNSVNKDSSANK; encoded by the coding sequence ATGCAAACCCGCACCCAGGAAATCGGTGTCGGACTCTTCCTGCTGGCCGGCGTGCTCGCACTGCTGCTGCTGGCGCTGCGGGTAAGCGGTCTGACGATGAGCGACCATCACGATACCTACAAGGTCTATGCCTACTTCGACAACATCGCCGGTCTCACCGTGAGATCGCGAGTGACCATGTCCGGCGTGACCATTGGCAAGGTCACCGCCATCGATCTCGACCGCAACAGCTATCGCGGCCGGGTCACCATGCAGATCGACAAGCAGGTGGACAACCTGCCGACTGACTCCATCGCCTCCATCCTGACCGCTGGCCTGCTTGGTGAGAAATACATCGGCATCAGCGTCGGGGGCGACGAGCAGGTGCTCAAGGAAGGCTCGACTATTCGAGATACACAATCCTCGCTGGTTCTCGAGGATCTGATCGGTAAATTCCTGCTCAACTCGGTCAATAAAGACTCTTCCGCCAACAAATGA
- a CDS encoding MlaC/ttg2D family ABC transporter substrate-binding protein — translation MLKLIRHGVIAILALLPLVSQAAPSAHDVIQQTTSTLLSDLEANRDKYRSNPDAFYESLNSILGPVVDAEGISRSIMTVRYSRSASPEQMARFQENFKRSLMQFYGNALLEYNNQGIRVLPEGPSDGPDRTSVGMEVKGNNGAVYPVQYSMVKQGEEWKVRNVIINGLNLGKLFRDQFAQAMQENGNDLDKTINNWAGTVAKAKDSPEAQKAKVGS, via the coding sequence ATGCTCAAGCTAATTCGTCACGGAGTGATCGCGATCCTGGCCCTGCTGCCGCTGGTGTCCCAGGCGGCGCCCTCGGCCCATGACGTGATCCAGCAGACCACCAGTACCCTGCTCAGCGATCTCGAGGCCAATCGCGACAAGTATCGCAGCAACCCGGACGCCTTCTACGAGTCGCTCAACAGCATTCTCGGGCCGGTAGTGGATGCCGAGGGCATCTCGCGCAGCATCATGACCGTGCGCTATAGCCGCAGCGCTTCGCCCGAGCAGATGGCGCGCTTCCAGGAAAACTTCAAGCGCAGCCTGATGCAGTTCTATGGCAATGCGCTGCTGGAGTACAACAACCAGGGTATCCGCGTCCTGCCCGAAGGCCCGTCCGACGGCCCCGACCGCACCAGCGTGGGCATGGAGGTCAAGGGTAACAATGGCGCCGTGTATCCCGTGCAGTACAGCATGGTCAAGCAGGGCGAGGAATGGAAAGTCCGCAACGTCATCATCAACGGCCTGAACCTGGGCAAGCTGTTCCGTGACCAATTCGCCCAGGCGATGCAGGAAAACGGCAACGACCTGGACAAGACCATCAACAACTGGGCGGGCACCGTGGCCAAGGCCAAGGACTCTCCCGAGGCCCAGAAGGCCAAGGTCGGTTCGTGA